From Microlunatus capsulatus, a single genomic window includes:
- a CDS encoding LysR family transcriptional regulator yields MVSPRVPDLDSLALLLEIAVSGSLGRAAARHGLSQPAVSARLRTMEALVGVPLVERSPRGSSLTAAGVLVAGWAREVLSAAEVLDAGITSLRADQDQHLRVAASMTVAEHLLPRWLVRLAADRPQTAVSLQAMNSTRVEQAVLGDEADLGFVEGPDVGGGLDSRVVARDRLVVVVAPGHPWTRRRGVDAAELAATRLVHREPTSGTRTALEAALAAHGPLAAPLLELSTSTAVRSATAAGAGPAVLSRLAVQDDLDHGRLLPVPVRGADLTRLLRAVWPAARRLSPPAEALLAIATAAARADR; encoded by the coding sequence ATGGTCTCGCCCCGGGTTCCTGACCTCGACAGCCTGGCGCTGCTGCTGGAGATCGCCGTCTCCGGCTCCCTCGGCCGGGCGGCGGCGCGGCACGGGCTGAGCCAGCCGGCGGTCTCGGCCCGGCTCCGGACGATGGAGGCGCTGGTCGGGGTGCCGCTGGTCGAGCGCAGCCCGCGGGGCTCCTCGCTCACGGCGGCGGGGGTGCTGGTCGCCGGCTGGGCGCGCGAGGTGCTGAGCGCCGCCGAGGTCCTCGACGCCGGCATCACGTCCCTACGCGCGGACCAGGACCAGCACCTGCGGGTCGCCGCCAGCATGACCGTCGCCGAGCACCTCCTGCCCCGCTGGCTGGTCCGGCTGGCCGCCGACCGCCCCCAGACCGCGGTGAGCCTGCAGGCGATGAACTCGACGCGGGTCGAGCAGGCGGTGCTCGGCGACGAGGCTGACCTCGGCTTCGTCGAGGGCCCCGACGTCGGGGGAGGGCTGGACAGCCGGGTGGTGGCGCGCGACCGGCTGGTCGTCGTCGTCGCGCCCGGCCACCCGTGGACGCGCCGGCGCGGGGTCGACGCGGCCGAGCTCGCCGCCACCCGGCTGGTGCACCGGGAGCCGACCTCCGGCACCCGCACCGCCCTGGAGGCCGCGCTCGCCGCGCACGGCCCGCTGGCGGCCCCGCTGCTCGAGCTCTCGACGTCGACCGCCGTCCGGTCGGCGACCGCGGCGGGTGCCGGCCCCGCCGTCCTCAGCCGGCTGGCCGTGCAGGATGACCTCGACCACGGACGCCTGCTGCCGGTGCCGGTCCGCGGCGCGGACCTGACCCGGCTCCTCCGCGCCGTCTGGCCCGCCGCGCGCCGCCTCAGCCCGCCGGCCGAGGCCCTGCTCGCCATCGCGACCGCCGCCGCCCGGGCCGACCGCTAG
- a CDS encoding YeiH family protein, with protein sequence MTTSTLRPPARSRCRPGCDLAPMSPRHLLGHHRPDGDPTSAALPGLVAVALATALAFGVADLVPAVHPATVAVVLGALAANLRLHRPVLHAGTHVASHRLLRIAVVLLGLQLGLPQLVALGPGGLAVVVATVAVTFTGTRLLGRALRVPRARALLVATGFSICGASAVAAMSDVADGDEDDTAVAIALVTLCGSLAIVLLPLLRGPLGLDPADFGRWVGASVHDVGQTVATANQVPGALTTAVVVKLSRVVLLAPLVAGVGLAARRRARRTAVADPGLATRRPPVVPLFVVGFLAAIVLTSTHLLPPAVLAVAQQLQEVLLVAALVGLGTGIQLATLRRTGGRALVLGLGSWVLVAGTAYLGVRLLDL encoded by the coding sequence GTGACCACCTCCACCCTCCGACCGCCGGCCCGGAGCCGGTGCCGGCCCGGCTGCGACCTGGCCCCGATGAGCCCGCGGCACCTGCTCGGCCACCACCGGCCGGACGGCGACCCGACGTCGGCGGCGCTCCCCGGCCTGGTCGCCGTGGCCCTGGCCACCGCGCTCGCGTTCGGGGTCGCGGACCTGGTGCCGGCGGTCCACCCGGCGACGGTCGCGGTCGTGCTGGGCGCCCTCGCGGCGAACCTCCGGCTGCACCGGCCCGTCCTGCACGCCGGCACGCACGTGGCCTCGCACCGGCTGCTGCGGATCGCCGTCGTCCTCCTCGGCCTGCAGCTCGGGCTGCCCCAGCTGGTCGCGCTCGGCCCCGGCGGGCTGGCCGTGGTCGTCGCCACCGTCGCCGTCACCTTCACCGGCACCCGGCTGCTCGGCCGCGCCCTCCGCGTGCCGCGCGCCCGCGCCCTGCTGGTCGCGACCGGGTTCTCGATCTGCGGCGCCTCCGCCGTCGCCGCGATGTCCGACGTCGCCGACGGCGACGAGGACGACACCGCCGTCGCGATCGCCCTCGTCACCCTCTGCGGCAGCCTCGCCATCGTCCTGCTGCCGCTGCTGCGCGGCCCGCTGGGTCTGGACCCGGCCGACTTCGGCCGCTGGGTCGGCGCCAGCGTCCACGACGTCGGCCAGACCGTCGCCACCGCGAACCAGGTCCCCGGCGCCCTGACCACGGCCGTGGTGGTCAAGCTCAGCCGCGTCGTGCTGCTGGCCCCCCTGGTCGCCGGGGTGGGTCTCGCCGCACGCCGTCGCGCGCGGCGGACGGCTGTCGCCGACCCGGGCCTCGCGACCCGGCGGCCGCCCGTCGTCCCGCTGTTCGTCGTCGGCTTCCTCGCCGCCATCGTCCTCACCAGCACCCACCTGCTGCCGCCGGCAGTCCTCGCCGTCGCCCAGCAGCTGCAGGAGGTGCTGCTGGTCGCCGCCCTCGTCGGGCTCGGTACCGGCATCCAGCTCGCCACCCTCCGCCGAACCGGCGGGCGCGCACTGGTCCTCGGCCTCGGCTCCTGGGTGCTGGTGGCCGGGACGGCCTACCTCGGCGTCCGGCTGCTCGACCTGTGA
- a CDS encoding Pr6Pr family membrane protein, translating into MTRLRAVVLVRLVAAALSLAGVVVQLLVALETGLGAVSFFSYFTTLSNVLGSVVLIGSALRLVAGRAPSPPAVAVRGASVVYLAFVGLVFNTLLRGEDLGDLRPWVNLVHHVVMPLVVVVDWVLQPSRVRISLRTALLWAVFPAVYVAYSLVRGSATGFYPYPFFNPGANGGYGGVVVSCLVLLMAFAALALLVRWAGNRSPRQTGSTGRTA; encoded by the coding sequence GTGACCCGGCTCCGCGCTGTCGTCCTCGTCCGGCTCGTGGCGGCCGCCCTGTCGCTGGCCGGCGTCGTGGTCCAGTTGTTGGTGGCCCTCGAGACCGGGCTGGGGGCGGTCAGCTTCTTCAGCTACTTCACGACGCTGTCCAACGTGCTGGGCAGCGTCGTCCTCATCGGCTCCGCGCTCCGCCTGGTCGCCGGCCGGGCACCCTCGCCGCCGGCGGTCGCCGTCCGCGGCGCGTCGGTCGTCTACCTGGCGTTCGTGGGGCTGGTGTTCAACACCCTGCTGCGCGGTGAGGACCTGGGCGACCTCCGCCCGTGGGTCAACCTCGTCCACCACGTGGTGATGCCGCTCGTGGTGGTCGTCGACTGGGTCCTGCAACCGTCCCGGGTGCGGATCTCGCTGCGCACCGCCCTGCTGTGGGCGGTGTTCCCGGCGGTCTACGTCGCCTACTCCCTGGTGCGCGGCTCGGCCACCGGCTTCTACCCCTACCCGTTCTTCAACCCGGGGGCGAACGGCGGCTACGGAGGTGTCGTCGTCTCCTGCCTCGTCCTGCTGATGGCCTTCGCCGCGCTCGCCCTCCTGGTGCGCTGGGCCGGCAACCGCTCGCCCCGGCAGACGGGGAGCACCGGCCGCACCGCCTGA
- a CDS encoding aldo/keto reductase: protein MNHHLLGRTGVSVSRLCLGAMMFGAWGNPDHDESVRIIHTALDAGINVIDTADVYAQGESEEIVGKAIKGRRDDIVLATKFHGAMGDDPNRQGSSRRWIIRAVEDSLRRLGTDWIDLYQVHRPRTDTDVEETLGALTDLVHQGKVRYVGASTFPASQIVEAQWLARERGLQRFVTEQPAYSMLVRRVEDDILPTCQRHGMGVLSYSPLTGGWLSGRWRKDSGQQASSRAGRLPERFDLSQPANQRKLDAVEDLAQLADDAGLTLIQMAIAFVLTHPAITSAIIGPRTLDQLTGQLAAADVVLEADVLDRIDQIVAPGTTVNPVDNSFDNPALTPGARRRTS from the coding sequence GTGAACCACCACCTGCTCGGACGCACCGGCGTCTCCGTCAGCCGGCTCTGCCTCGGCGCCATGATGTTCGGCGCCTGGGGCAACCCCGACCACGACGAGTCCGTCCGGATCATCCACACCGCCCTCGACGCGGGGATCAACGTCATCGACACCGCCGACGTCTACGCGCAGGGCGAATCGGAGGAGATCGTCGGCAAGGCGATCAAAGGGCGGCGCGACGACATCGTCCTGGCCACGAAGTTCCACGGGGCGATGGGGGACGACCCCAACCGTCAGGGGAGCTCGCGGCGGTGGATCATCCGCGCCGTCGAGGACTCCCTGCGCCGCCTCGGCACCGACTGGATCGACCTCTACCAGGTGCACCGGCCCCGGACCGACACCGACGTCGAGGAGACCCTCGGCGCCCTCACCGACCTCGTCCACCAGGGCAAGGTCCGCTACGTCGGTGCCTCGACCTTCCCCGCCAGCCAGATCGTCGAGGCGCAGTGGCTGGCCCGGGAGCGCGGCCTGCAGCGCTTCGTCACCGAGCAGCCGGCCTACTCGATGCTCGTGCGGCGGGTCGAGGACGACATCCTGCCCACCTGCCAGCGGCACGGGATGGGCGTGCTGTCCTACAGCCCCCTGACGGGCGGCTGGCTGTCCGGTCGCTGGCGCAAGGACAGCGGCCAGCAGGCCTCCTCGCGCGCCGGGCGGCTGCCCGAGCGGTTCGACCTCTCCCAGCCGGCGAACCAGCGCAAGCTCGACGCCGTCGAGGACCTCGCCCAGCTGGCCGACGACGCCGGCCTCACCCTCATCCAGATGGCCATCGCCTTCGTGCTCACCCACCCCGCGATCACGTCGGCCATCATCGGCCCGCGGACCCTGGACCAGCTCACGGGCCAGCTCGCGGCCGCCGACGTCGTGCTGGAGGCCGACGTGCTGGACCGGATCGACCAGATCGTCGCCCCCGGCACCACGGTCAACCCGGTCGACAACTCCTTCGACAACCCGGCGCTCACCCCTGGAGCGCGGCGTCGGACCTCCTAG